Proteins encoded in a region of the Anopheles ziemanni chromosome 2, idAnoZiCoDA_A2_x.2, whole genome shotgun sequence genome:
- the LOC131282199 gene encoding uncharacterized protein LOC131282199, protein MDESQQTQGEGQQKEQQQQQPQGFVTHCAVADNTAPLTVDELAYEKDDVVHVWMPPTTKPQTSAAAGAGGSGAAWYKATNVRTKQTGYVQLHQFTLTDPTPPYGVYLLSGLTGSKQQVSGSSGAGGGAAQCVSIGCACIGAAGHQLQQQHQQQITDVFGGLRLGGKEAAEAAASGTGTTPEDLYVKCVTPGTDRDDPSEIKSSSKAHATEFVYFVTPIICLFCRDYIWGLGRQGGQCRNCSACFHYKCLPLAIYGPCQRNSEIYPNVPPTYKTEKSINEWTTANVLEWLAAVNMYDHVEVFKTKAIKGCDLPNLDRDKLEQMGIKNEFHQQTILTTIKHLLTSAEMTATLPAVVAELGAPAAAGGTATTGTTPDQQQLHHQGHNLIDGSFSKQQKCDMCKQILFGLVHQGLFCTQCNLVVHRQCSVTGLTPCSAATHQLQQQQQHQQQQQQSTGATGWLLLQHQMLQQQHRYVFAKGLCLQFDATQQKAPQIVIDLCSSLERMAQQNTMVDLYVIYRTTPPRYDDVNKLRDALNENLLNIDLNGYAPECVATVLKKFFHELPDPVIPVMLYESFIEASKLGDMQAAEQMQHLIQEMPIHHSKTLHYFMQHLIRICQLQFKRGNKQQPTMLLQNWCHILMRPAWERIVQFVGNIKNHLRILEILMYKLNWNEPLPEFLSIPAVPPRKTSRTSSGSSGSGSGGPSGSGGVTKKMLIASPEGPEYEYTGGSSSSTLTRAGSSSLSGSVVYGSISIGSGSQIMASRTLLTDPDTPAELREAEWYWGKISRDVAKEKMMDAPDGSFLVRDAISDAGEYTLVLKKDGADRPIKIYHKNGLYGFTQEGTYSSLVQLINEYRTHTLKEYNTILDICLLHPISRFEDDIYPTEEDVHQLAQNLYETMLRLDAMHQKREQLSEEYNQAQSHLELRKQAQEAFIEAGKLFNEQLQIHTQYEKEAEAHEKCSLMQNRTLIELRLDELDRCKRTLVDGMEKEKEHMRELQRVQIKLKPEILDLTKQKDQYLEGLKRQGISDSQIKQILQDGYLSAASQTAQEMPHMDDTTWLRERFSRQDAEQVLAGKPTGTFLIRARSAGHHALSIACNGCVNHCIIQKTERGYGFAEPYFIYDSLKSLVVHYATNSLEEHNDLLQTTLKYPAFAPIPPATGSGGSGGGNGGGSGPSSSSASSTSRQQQTGGGQMNTFAP, encoded by the exons ATGGATGAATCGCAACAGACTCAGGGCGAAGGACAGCAGAaggaacaacagcagcagcagccgcaaggATTTGTCACGCATTGCGCAGTGGCGGACAATACGGCCCCGCTAACGGTGGATGAGCTCGCGTACGAGAAAGATGACGTTGTGCACGTGTGGATGCCACCGACGACGAAACCTCAGACGAGTGCAGCGGCCGGTGCTGGAGGATCCGGTGCCGCCTGGTACAAGGCGACAAATGTGCGCACCAAGCAAACGGGTTACGTACAGT TGCATCAATTCACGTTGACCGACCCTACCCCGCCATACGGCGTGTATCTTCTGTCTGGTCTCACCGGATCCAAGCAGCAAGTGTCCGGTAGCTCCGGTGCCGGTGGTGGAGCTGCCCAGTGTGTTTCGATCGGGTGCGCCTGCATTGGCGCTGCCGGCcaccagctgcagcagcaacaccagcagcagattACCGATGTCTTTGGCGGACTGCGACTCGGAGGAAAGGAAGCTGCCGAGGCCGCCGCGTCCGGCACTGGTACGACACCGGAAGATCTCTACGTCAAGTGCGTCACGCCGGGCACGGACCGCGATGATCCAA gcGAAATAAAATCGAGCAGCAAAGCTCACGCGACTGAATTCGTGTACTTTGTAACTCCCAttatatgtttgtttt GCCGAGATTACATCTGGGGTCTTGGACGGCAAGGAGGACAGTGTAGAA ACTGTTCAGCATGTTTCCACTACAAATGCCTCCCGCTAGCCATCTATGGGCCGTGCCAAAGAAATTCGGAAATTTACCCGAACGTACCGCCTACCTACAAGACGGAAAAG TCAATTAACGAATGGACGACGGCAAATGTGTTGGAATGGTTGGCCGCTGTGAATATGTATGACCACGTGGAGGTATTCAAAACGAAAGCTATAAAAGGCTGTGATTTACCGAATTTGGATCGTGATAAGCTTGAA CAAATGGGTATTAAGAATGAATTCCATCAGCAAACCATCCTGACGACGATCAAACATCTCCTGACGAGCGCCGAGATGACGGCAACCCTTCCGGCGGTGGTGGCCGAACTAGGTGCGCCGGCTGCTGCGGGCGGTACCGCCACTACCGGCACGACGCCAGACCAGCAACAGTTGCACCACCAGGGTCACAACCTCATCGATGGTTCGTTTTCGAAGCAGCAAAAATGTGATATGTGCAAGCAGATCCTGTTCGGACTGGTCCACCAGGGGTTGTTCTGCACCCAGTGCAATCTGGTCGTCCACCGGCAGTGCTCGGTGACGGGCTTAACGCCCTGCAGTGCCGCTACCCAccagctccagcagcagcaacagcaccagcagcagcagcaacaatcgACCGGTGCAACCGGATGGCTTCTCTTGCAGCACCAAatgctccagcagcagcaccggtACGTCTTCGCCAAGGGTCTCTGCCTGCAGTTCGACGCGACGCAACAGAAAGCCCCACAGATCGTCATCGATCTGTGCAGCAGCCTCGAGCGCATGGCACAGCAGAACACCATGGTCGATCTGTACGTCATCTACCGGACGACGCCGCCACGGTATGACGATGTGAACAAGCTACGCGACGCGCTGAACGAGAATCTACTGAACATCGATCTGAACGGCTACGCGCCGGAATGCGTTGCGACGGTCCTTAAGAAGTTCTTTCACGAGTTGCCGGACCCGGTAATACCGGTCATGCTGTACGAGTCGTTTATTGAAGCCTCAA AGCTGGGCGATATGCAAGCGGCCGAACAGATGCAACATCTGATCCAGGAGATGCCGATACATCACAGCAAAACACTCCACTACTTCATGCAGCACCTGATTCGCATTTGCCAGCTGCAGTTCAAGCGCGGAAACAAACAGCAGCCGACAATGTTGCTGCAAAACTGGTGCCATATTCTGATGCGACCGGCATGGGAGAGGATTGT GCAATTTGTGGGCAATATCAAGAACCATCTGAGAATCTTGGAGATTCTCATGTACAAACTGAACTGGAACGAACCGTTGCCCGAGTTCCTCTCGATTCCGGCCGTACCGCCACGCAAAACGTCTCGTACGAGCAGTGGCAGTAGCGGCAGCGGAAGTGGTGGCCCCAGTGGAAGCGGAGGTGTCACGAAGAAGATGCTCATCGCATCACCGGAGGGTCCAGAGTACGAGTATACTGGtggtagcagcagcagtacccTTACCAGGGCCGGTTCCTCATCGCTATCGGGTAGCGTCGTGTACGGTTCGATTTCCATCGGTAGCGGCTCACAAATTATGGCCAGCCGCACGCTTCTTACCGACCCGGACACACCGGCTGAGCTGCGCGAAGCGGAATGGTACTGGGGTAAGATTTCGCGCGATGTCGCGAAAGAGAAGATGATGGACGCACCGGATGGGTCTTTCCTGGTGCGCGATGCGATCAGTGACGCGGGCGAGTATACACTCGTGCTGAAGAAGGACGGTGCGGATCGGCCAATTAAAATCTACCACAAGAATGGGCTGTACGGGTTTACGCAGGAGGGCACCTACAGCAGTCTTGTGCAGCTGATCAACGAGTATCGGACGCATACGCTCAAGGAGTACAACACGATCCTGGACATTTGCCTGCTGCATCCGATCTCGCGCTTCGAAGACGACATCTACCCGACGGAGGAGGACGTGCACCAGCTGGCACAGAACCTGTACGAGACGATGCTACGGCTGGACGCGATGCACCAGAAACGCGAACAGCTCAGCGAGGAGTACAACCAGGCGCAGTCGCACCTGGAACTACGCAAACAGGCCCAAGAAGCGTTCATCGAGGCCGGCAAGCTGTTCAACGAGCAGCTGCAGATCCACACCCAGTACGAGAAGGAAGCAGAGGCGCACGAAAAGTGCAGCCTGATGCAGAATCGCACACTCATCGAACTGCGTTTGGACGAGCTGGACCGATGCAAGCGCACGCTGGTCGATGGCAtggagaaggagaaggagCATATGCGAGAGCTGCAGCGCGTCCAGATTAAGCTGAAACCGGAGATCCTCGACCTGACCAAGCAGAAGGACCAGTACCTGGAGGGGCTCAAACGGCAGGGCATCTCCGACAGCCAGATCAAGCAGATCCTCCAGGACGGGTACCTTTCCGCCGCGAGCCAGACCGCCCAGGAGATGCCGCATATGGACGATACGACGTGGCTGCGGGAGCGCTTCTCGCGCCAGGACGCCGAACAAGTGCTGGCCGGCAAACCGACCGGCACGTTCCTGATTCGAGCACGCAGCGCCGGCCATCACGCGCTCTCGATCGCTTGCAATGGGTGCGTGAACCACTGCATCATCCAGAAGACGGAACGTGGCTATGGTTTCGCGGAGCCGTACTTTATCTACGACTCGCTCAAGTCACTCGTCGTCCATTACGCGACGAACTCGCTCGAGGAGCACAACGATCTGCTGCAGACGACGCTCAAGTATCCGGCATTTGCACCGATCCCCCCGGCCACCGGCAGTGGTGGCAGTGGTGGGGGCAACGGTGGTGGCAGTGGCCCGTCATCATCTTCAGCCTCCTCTACCTCGCGGCAGCAACAAACCGGCGGCGGGCAGATGAACACGTTTGCACCCTAG